CTGTCATGGTGATGGTGATTGGTTTAGTTGCAGCTGGTGTTATGGGATTCAAGCAATCCATCGGTATCATATTAGGGGCTAACATAGGCACCACAATCACGACAGAGATCATTACATTTCAAATGGATCAATATATTTTACCTTTTATATTGATCGGTGTACTGTTAATCTTTCTAAATCGAAATTGGTCATTTTCAATTGGATCCACACTGTTTGGTCTAGGGTGTATGTTTATCGCGATGAATGGGTTTGAAATGCTTTCTGAACCTTTAACTGAGCTTAACGTGGTACAGCACTTTCTTCAGCTAACCGATCATCACCTTTTTATTAGTCTGGCACTTGGAACAACGATGACTGCTATCATACAGTCTAGTACAGCCACAACGGCAATCATCATGCCGTTGATGAATGAAAATTTATTAGAATTGACATCAGGAATTGCAATCTTATTAGGGGCAAATGTCGGCACTTGTGTTACTGCCCTTATCGCTTCTCTCGGTACTAAAAAAGAAGCGAAGCTAGTCGCTTTCGCTCACGTATGGATTAATCTTATTGGAGTTGTGCTGTTTCTGCCATTCTTAAAAGTCTTTGCCGAATTGGTTACCTTTTTAACAATCCTACCAGATGTACAAATTGCCCATGCAAGTGTGTTATTCAATGTAATTTCTTCGTTATTGCTACTCCCGTGTGCAGGACTCTTAGCTACTTTAATCACTAAGATCCACCATTCCCGTCCTATTTAAGCATACAAAACAAAAGAGGCTGTCTGATAAGTTCCTAAAATCAAACAAGGCAATGAAAATACGAAACACTACCCTCATCAAACATGTTGTTGATTTCAACGAAATTCACGAGACTCCTGCGGGAATAGCGAGCCAGGCGAGACCCCACAGCAAACTTTAACTACTGGAATCTGCGGTGAGCGAGGAGGCTCGCGGTTCGCCCGCGGAAAGCGAGTGAATTTCGAAGAAATCAATATCTTTATTTAACAAAGGGCTGTCAGAAGATCAGTTTTCACTGACTTTCTAGACAGCCCCTCCATGCAGAAATTTAATAGTCAGATTGTGATGTTTCGCCTTTCACAATTGAAATGCCTGAGCTTGCGCCAATACGTGTAGCTCCAGCATCAATCATCGCCTTCGCAGATTCTGGACCACGAACGCCTCCACTAGCTTTTACACCAATTTCAGGTCCGACAACCTTGCGCATTAAAGCTACATCTTCAGGAGTTGCTCCACCAGTTGAAAATCCAGTAGAAGTCTTCACAAAGTCAGCACCAGCTTTTACAGAAAGTTCACAAGCTTGTTTCTTCTCATCGTCTGTTAGAAGACAAGTTTCGATGATTACTTTCGTTAATGCTTTTCCTTTTGCTGCATCTACAACAGCTTTGATGTCTTTTTCAACTAGGTCATAGTCTTTGCTCTTCAAAGCACTAATGTTGATAACCATGTCCACTTCTGTTGCACCATTCTCAATTGCATTCGTTGTTTCAAATGCTTTTGTTTCAGGTGTTGATGCGCCTAAAGGGAATCCAATTACTGTACAAACTTTTACGTCTGTATCTTTTAAAATTTCATATGAAGTCGACACCCATGTTGGGTTTACGCAAACAGAAGCAAAGTTGTATTCTTTCGCCTCGTTAGCAAGTTTAACGATATCTTCCTTGTTTAATTCCGGTTTTAAAGCTGTGTGATCAATCATTTTTGCAATGTTCATACTAGCATCTCCTCTGTTGTTATATGATTGTTTGTTTAAATGATGTATGAATTAAGCCGTGGCGGATGTTTCAGATTGCTCAACATCCATTATTCTGACAAATCGTCCTTCGTTAAAAGGGTATCCCGCTTTTGTAATCTTTACTCGAACGAGTTTACCGATTAAATCTTCTGTACCTTCGATTCGGACTTTCATATAATTCGCAGTATATCCGATTACCCTATTAGAATTTTCCTTGTCAAGTTCCTCAGGAATGATTTCAAGAACTTCACCTTCATAATTGGAGGCGTATTCCTTCGCTAACTGATTCGATAATTCGATCAGTCGATGAACTCGATTATTTTTCACATCTTCAGGTACTTGGTCTTCCATATTTGCCGCAGGCGTACCTGTTCTTCTACTGAATGGGAACACATGCAACTCAGAAAATTTATGCTCTTTAATGAAATTGTAAGTTTCCATAAATTCTTCTTCAGTTTCGCCAGGAAAACCGACGATTACATCAGAAGTGATCGCAAGTCCTGGAAGTGCTTTCTTGAGCTTGTTCAAGCGATCTGCAAACATCTCCATGCTATACTTTCTTCTCATACGCTTTAACACAGTATTCGAACCTGATTGAAGTGGTATATGGAGATGAGGGACGACTTTATCAGATCGATCGAGAACCTCAATTACTTCGTCTGTCACTTGACTAGCTTCAATAGACGAAATTCTTAGTCGTTTAATGCCATCCACTTGATCATCTAAATCCGATAGCAGTTGTGCGAAATTGTAATCTTTCATATCCTCACCATATCCAGCTGTGTGGATACCAGTCAATACGATTTCTTGGTACCCTGCGTGAACAAGCTGTTGGGCTTGTTCAATGACATGCTCAGGCTTTCGAGAGCGTAACAACCCTCTTGCCCATGGGATAATACAGAAAGTACAGAAATTGTTACATCCTTCTTGAATCTTTAATGAAGCACGTGTTCGATCAGTAAAAGCCGGAACTTCTAATTCTTCATAGACACGAGCTTTCATGATGTTACCTACGCCATTTATCGGCTGGCGTTCACGTTTGTATTGTTCAATGTAATCAAGCATTTTTACACGATCTTGAGTTCCTACAACTACGTCAACACCTGGGATTGCCATTACTTCTGCTGGAGAGGTTTGTGCATAACAACCTGTAACACAAATCACAGCATTTGGATTCTTTCGAATGGCACGACGAATGACCTGGCGACTTTTCTTATCCCCAGTATTCGTAACTGTACACGTATTGATCACATAGACATCAGAACGCTTTTCAAAATCTGTTCGTTCATAACCATTACTTTCAAACAATTGCCAAATGGCTTCAGTCTCATAATGGTTTACTTTACAGCCTAACGTATGAAACGCTACAGAAGGCATAATTGGTCACCTCAATAACTCTAATTGATAGGATACAGCAGCCAAAACGTATAATGGAGCTGTTTCAGTCCGAAGAATACGGGGACCCAGTCCACACGTAACAAAGCCAGCCTTTTTCAACTCATCGACCTCTTCTGGTGTTAGACCACCT
This Pseudalkalibacillus berkeleyi DNA region includes the following protein-coding sequences:
- a CDS encoding Na/Pi symporter, whose amino-acid sequence is MITLTHIISLFAVFLTIFIYGMTVMRLGLNSASHQKLKKWLLHYTDHTWKSFLLGIFITALMQSSSAVMVMVIGLVAAGVMGFKQSIGIILGANIGTTITTEIITFQMDQYILPFILIGVLLIFLNRNWSFSIGSTLFGLGCMFIAMNGFEMLSEPLTELNVVQHFLQLTDHHLFISLALGTTMTAIIQSSTATTAIIMPLMNENLLELTSGIAILLGANVGTCVTALIASLGTKKEAKLVAFAHVWINLIGVVLFLPFLKVFAELVTFLTILPDVQIAHASVLFNVISSLLLLPCAGLLATLITKIHHSRPI
- the deoC gene encoding deoxyribose-phosphate aldolase, with amino-acid sequence MNIAKMIDHTALKPELNKEDIVKLANEAKEYNFASVCVNPTWVSTSYEILKDTDVKVCTVIGFPLGASTPETKAFETTNAIENGATEVDMVINISALKSKDYDLVEKDIKAVVDAAKGKALTKVIIETCLLTDDEKKQACELSVKAGADFVKTSTGFSTGGATPEDVALMRKVVGPEIGVKASGGVRGPESAKAMIDAGATRIGASSGISIVKGETSQSDY
- the mtaB gene encoding tRNA (N(6)-L-threonylcarbamoyladenosine(37)-C(2))-methylthiotransferase MtaB; amino-acid sequence: MPSVAFHTLGCKVNHYETEAIWQLFESNGYERTDFEKRSDVYVINTCTVTNTGDKKSRQVIRRAIRKNPNAVICVTGCYAQTSPAEVMAIPGVDVVVGTQDRVKMLDYIEQYKRERQPINGVGNIMKARVYEELEVPAFTDRTRASLKIQEGCNNFCTFCIIPWARGLLRSRKPEHVIEQAQQLVHAGYQEIVLTGIHTAGYGEDMKDYNFAQLLSDLDDQVDGIKRLRISSIEASQVTDEVIEVLDRSDKVVPHLHIPLQSGSNTVLKRMRRKYSMEMFADRLNKLKKALPGLAITSDVIVGFPGETEEEFMETYNFIKEHKFSELHVFPFSRRTGTPAANMEDQVPEDVKNNRVHRLIELSNQLAKEYASNYEGEVLEIIPEELDKENSNRVIGYTANYMKVRIEGTEDLIGKLVRVKITKAGYPFNEGRFVRIMDVEQSETSATA